One window from the genome of Pieris rapae chromosome 8, ilPieRapa1.1, whole genome shotgun sequence encodes:
- the LOC110998637 gene encoding trissin-like — protein sequence MSKLAIVFLILCVVTMWAVALNCQSCGDECAPACGTRYFRTCCFNYLRRKRGFNAEMYSHSRNELPQILVEDTWSQDPIEVYDSI from the exons ATGTCCAAACTGGCTATTGTATTTTTGATTCTTTGTG TGGTGACCATGTGGGCGGTGGCTCTAAACTGCCAGTCCTGTGGTGACGAGTGCGCCCCAGCCTGCGGTACCAGATACTTTAGAACTTGCTGCTTCAACTACTTAAGAAGGAAGAGGGGGTTTAATGCAGAG aTGTACTCCCATTCCCGCAATGAGCTTCCTCAAATACTCGTCGAGGACACCTGGAGCCAAGATCCAATCGAAGTCTATGATTCTATATAA